The Pochonia chlamydosporia 170 chromosome 1, whole genome shotgun sequence genome window below encodes:
- a CDS encoding methylase involved in ubiquinone/menaquinone biosynthesis (similar to Metarhizium acridum CQMa 102 XP_007814087.1): MASTSSQHNTYGPGHAIPQVQHHEWRTAENSAAHLIPHLKSTVTQNPHLKMLDVGAGSGTITASLAQYMPSGQIVATDISDDILDRAKFHADQRGIKNITYQRASVYELPFSDASFDITHAHQVLTHLDAPVDAIREMLRVTKPGGIVSLREADMRMWCIWPEIPALKKFHELMAQSQVANGGNNMAGRELLSWALKAGARRDDVEIGFGTWCYGTERDRGPWSASMMERLRNGPMRSKALELGMATEKGIEEMIEAWRTWTVTEDAVLGIMNGEAIIHKA; the protein is encoded by the exons ATGGCATCTACATCTTCACAGCACAACACCTATGGACCCGGCCATGCCATCCCTCAGGTGCAGCATCATGAATGGCGAACCGCCGAGAACAGCGCCGCCCATCTCATCCCCCATCTCAAATCCACCGTGACACAGAATCCGCACCTCAAAATGCTAGACGTTGGCGCTGGGTCAGGAACCATCACAGCCTCGCTGGCCCAGTACATGCCCAGCGGTCAAATAGTAGCCACAGACATCTCTGATGACATCCTAGACCGGGCAAAGTTCCACGCGGATCAAAGGGGCATCAAAAACATCACCTACCAAAGGGCAAGTGTGTACGAGCTGCCCTTTTCAGATGCCAGCTTTGACATCACACACGCCCATCAGGTCCTGACACATTTGGACGCACCAGTGGATGCGATTCGCGAGATGTTGCGGGTGACGAAGCCCGGTGGCATTGTGTCGCTTCGAGAGGCTGACATGCGCATGTGGTGCATCTGGCCAGAGATCCCTGCCCTGAAGAAGTTTCATGAGCTCATGGCGCAGAGCCAGGTCGCCAATGGGGGGAACAACATGGCCGGAAGGGAGCTGCTTTCTTGGGCGTTGAAAGCTGGGGCGAGGCGAGATGATGTCGAGATTGGTTTTGGAACTTGGTGTTACGGCACAGAGCGGGATAGAGGGCCTTGGA GTGCTTCCATGATGGAGCGTTTGCGCAACGGACCGATGAGAAGCAAGGCACTGGAACTAGGTATGGCCACAGAAAAGGGGATTGAGGAAATGATTGAGGCTTGGAGAACATGGACGGTTACCGAGGATGCAGTCCTGGGTATCATGAATGGTGAGGCTATTATCCACAAGGCCTGA